taagaaaTCTAGTTTAAAAGATTTTTGGAAAATCAGTATATTGTGGTTTCTAGTGCATAAGAATTTTATATACACAAAGTGTAGCAATTTTTCTTATACAGAAGTGCATCACTCTCtcaactttcattattttattttcactcgTTTTGTTATACCACTACCAGATCTATGCCTTTTCTTGTATGCAAATTATACTTTAAAGAGCCTCTTTgagactatttcatttattcatataattaGAAAAGGCCTTAGAAGGAAGACTCATTCATTTCCAGCATCCTTTGATTCCCATTCATCCTTCTGTTTCCCTTCTACTTTATAGAGATGGTAGTTGCTcagtattttctgaatgaataaattataataaaaattaaggttTTACTCTTTAATACTTTAGAGTAGGTCTACTAAAATGGGGTATTTGGTGATGTAACCCTTAATCTAATAGGCTCAAGTTAGTTCAGTATCTTACTTTTTGTCGTGTAAGAAAGTTAAGGACAAtgacaaacaataaaacattgaCTGTTATTCCCAGgtattaggtttttgtttttttttaattggggaatattgggagaacagtgtgtttttccaaaatgtcaagtcgtttttcaatctagttgtggaggacacagctcattggcccatgtgggaatcgaactggcaatcttgctgttaagagcttgtgctctaaccaactgagccatccaggcgCCCTAGGTTTTCAAATATTAAGTTCTAATTAGTATTATTCCTTGgtaaacttattttcaaaattgattttattgTCTACAGCTGATAACAAAGGAAACCTCTGAAAACTAATGAAACCTTTTTTTGTGATTAGCAGATATGATTGGTGATTATATCGTCCCTCTATAAATTAATTCTTGTCAACTCTTTGGGATTTGAAGAGAAAATGCCTGGTGTCATACCTAGTGAAAGTAATGGGCTTTCGAAAGGTAGTCCATCGAAGAAAAACAGACTTTCCTTGAAgttttttcagaaaaaggaaactaagagAGCCTTGGATTTCACAGAttctcaagaaaatgaagaaaaagcttcTGAATATAGAGGATCTGAAATGTATGTATCTTAAGTatatttctgtacttttaaaattccacatcAATGAAGAAGCAGTCAACTTGGTTTGATACTTCAAGACATTCTGACTTGATAGTCCACAGGGGCAAAAAAGCAAACCAAGAAAACACACATTTGTGTAACAAGTCTAGCAGTATATAGTAGAAACAGCAAAACTGGTGGTTCCTCTCAGGGATCATCACATCCATGTTAACTCATTCACATTGTATTCAGCCAATTAGACTAacttggagaaatatttattgactaaaattgtttattaatttaaacttGATTGTAGTACAACACATTTTATGTAAGGGTGAAGAAataggtgtttttctttttctgttttttcttttttctttttttttggttcagaAGACTTGACAGTTACCTGAGATATTTAAACTTTGTAGACATATCTAGCGTATGAATTATCAAAGCTGTTGGGGCATACAGATTGTATTTcacataaacttaaaaataaatgcttttgatGCAAATCCTTCAGTGAATGAAATCAGAACAAAACGTAGTACTTTATTCCACCAGTAGTTGGTCTAGTTGGAGTCTACGCTAGCTTCCTATTCAACAGATAGGTACTCTGCTCTATGACTAATGTGGATTTGGTTTCATGTGTAATTTCCTAATATTAACCAATAATCATTTTAGGAGATTGTGTGTGAACCTTTTCTTTACCAGCATTCATGCCTATACACACTTTGAGGTGCTATAGTAATAGCTAGCAGCTATAAAGTAAAGAATTCTTTGATGACCTACTGTTTGTTAAAGTCAGGTACCATGTTTCTAAttctagtactgtgtttccccaaaactaagacctagctggataatcagctctaatgtgtcttagagctgattgtctggctaggtctttatttttggggaaacacagtactagaaTTAGAAACTTGGACAATTCCTTTTTAAGTGAGGGATAGCTATATAATTATGTTCATAGACtctcttttctcttattaataGAATCTGACAGATAGTGCAGCTTTTCCTAAATATTGTCATAATCGGTTATTCCCAAATTTCTATTGTTAAACTACAGCTGACCCCTGAACAACAGGCTTTTATGTGCTGGTGTTTTTCAGTAAATACCATAAATGTATCTTCTCTTACgattttggtattttctttctctgggtttactgtaagaatacagtGTATAATGCATATAACGTTCAAAGTATTTGATAATCAactgtttttgttattggtaaggcttctggtcaacagtaggctatgagcagttaagtttttggggagtcaaaagctATACAGGGATTTTTCAACCATGCGTGGGGGGGCTGTCAGTACCTCAACCCTCCTTCTGCCCCCCgcatattgttcaagggtcagctataCTTGATTAAAGTATCATATTGGCTTAACAAATCACCATATCAGTTCCTCAATTTTCTGctctaaaatggggttaataGCATCTTGATGGAATTATTTTGAGACTTGTTgaatataataatgtttttaaagtgcttgtaaaatttttattctggGCATACAGCAATTTTTGCACCTGTACagattttttctcttaaaatgtcaTCTGAATAAAATCCATATACTTTTCAGATAATTCAACTTTTGGGAAAAGACTAAATCTAGGGAAGTAATATTTCAACTTTGTTTCTTTAAGATATTATACCATTATacctttttcctcccctttatACTTAGTGATCAAGTTGTTCCTGCAGCACAGTCCTCGCCTATGAActgtgagaagagagaaaacttgTTACCATTTGTGGGACTGAACAATCTCGGCAATACTTGTTATCTTAATAGTATACTTCAGGTAAATTGACAATCTtgctatataataaaattttagtagCAAGGAATGATAAAACATTTAACGTTTCTGAGAATTTCAGATTGGAGGATTTTAATTATACTATCTTTACCTTTGATTGTAAATAAATCAGAATGGgctaaaatagtaataatgattcTAAGTTATGTGTTACAAACTTCCTTTGGGGCAGGATAAAgtgatatattaaataaaattgggATAGCAAAATTGAGTTGACCTTGGTTAAATGGAAGATGCTGAACCTTTAGTTTTTCTGCCCAATTTCTGGTGCTATGGGGATAAGTATTTTAACCCTTAGAACTGTATCTGTTTTATGTTGTACCCTTATAAACACAAGTCTTAGCAATACCTGCTCAGGTTCAGTCCTTTGTTGCCAGTTAGGGAAGACAGTATGCTATGAtgatgaaatagagaacaatttTTGACACAAATATTAATCTCAGAAGTTTAAGTAATGCACATTTGAAAGTGCTCTGCAAAAAGCATGATAGTGTTTGAATGACCTTAGGTATATTATTGTTGTTTATTCAGTAAACACTTAGACATTCTCACTTTTTACAGGTATTGTATTTTTGTCCTGGTTTTAAATCGGGAGTGAAGcacttatttaatattatttcaaggaagaaagaagcTCTTAAAGATGAAGCCAATCAAAAAGATAAggtacaaaataaaagaatagaaaataatataaaaagtaaatttatggAAATCCACttgcttagaaataaaaaaagtaatagatACACAGGATTTAGGTGGAGGATGACAAAGATTATTTCTCAGTTAACCCCAACTATAACTGAGAATTGAATTTCTCAGTATCTTACATTATCAGAaaggtaattatttttcattcttgcaAGGTAGCTAATTAGATTATCCCCTTTTACAGAgtgttttctccagttctttaTTGTTTACCagtaaatattgtcatttgtatATCACCATCACAATTTATCATACCCTTGTACCACCTGATAATTGATGTATTGTTTTCCATTTGActcactttaaaaatttaatataaagaaaactttaacTTATACATAATTAGAAAACCATTATCATTCATTTAATAGAAAGTAACCAAAAATActcctaaaatttttttaaagtttatacttCCATAAAATCAGTGCTACAgtgaaattaaatttagaaaagctAGCTTTGTTTAGTGAGACAAAGACAAGGGGCAAGGTACTTAATTTGTTCATgaataaaaatactgatttgtgtgtttctttcttgACAGGGAAATTGTAAAGAAGATTCTTTGGCAAGTTATGAACTAATATGCAGTTTACAATCCTTGATCATTTCAGTTGAACAGCTTCAGGCTAGTTTTCTCTTAAATCCAGAGAAATATACTGATGAACTGGCTACTCAGCCAAGGCGACTACTTAATACACTCAGGTATAGCCTATAATATAATTTTAGGATTCCAATTTCGTTCCTGATTGCTCTTTGGAGGAGAGTGATACATGAACAAATGGCAGTAGAGAGCAAGGAAAATAGAAACTGCAGATCTATAGTCTTTAATATCCCAGAGGCTGCAAAAACTAGAAATTTTTTCGTAAGGTACTAAATTCATTAAATCGAATTTATATGAGGTTATTTGTAGTCTTCATGTTTATCTGTAATGtgaatattcatacatttttctgTAGAAATAGTAATGTGTTTATTTAGGCAATGCTGCCCCCTAtcaatttttcatattaaaaaagaCAATATGGCAGTATGTGCCGTATTGtcttttttaatatgaaaaattctgaattcccAAACACATTTGGTCCTAAGGATTTCAGATCATGAATTATAGGTCTGTACTCAAAATATATTATGCATTAGAACTATAAATTCCAAATACTCTGTTTTTGTTGTATGTGCTTAGAAGAGAACTGTTAACTGGATTAGATTACTCTgtagtattgtttttaaaaaatgaaactttatccTATATATAAAATAGTCTTATCCAAAATGTTACAGgttaagtctttaaaaattacctaATCATTTGGTTAAGAATAAATCCAGGTGTAATACATTACAATACGTTTGTTAAGAGGCAGTGTAGCATGGTTGCCAAGAgtaggtttgaatcctagctttgTATCTTAGCTAGTTTTGTGACCTGGGGCAGGTTACCTTATCTGTAAATAGTGGTGAGAgtagtacctacttcacagggttacTGCGAGAATTGTTACAgatgtaatataaaaaatactttgaataaaACCTGGTACATGGTAAACACTATACATATTAGCTATTAACATATTTGAACAGTATCATAGTTTTTGTGATAATGAAAATGAggtaaaattgtttttacttttaattacaaGTTTAGGTTAAGTTTCAAATTAGCTAAACgtttttagagttttaaaataaagatgatattcctataaaaatgaattcatttctacatagaaaggttttcttttttgtattacaTCTTCAAAACTAGAATatatgaaatggaaatttatatttatagggAACTCAACCCTATGTATGAAGGATATCTACAGCATGATGCACAGGAAGTATTACAGTGTATTTTGGGAAACATTCAAGAAACATGCCAActcctaaaaaaagaagaagtaaaaaatgTGGCAGAATTATCTaacaaggtagaagaaaaaccTCATCAGAAAGAGGAAATTAGTGGTATTAATAGCATGGAGATGGACAATATGAGGCATTCTGaagactataaagaaaaactCCCAAAAGGAAacgggaaaagaaaaagtgacactGAATTTggtaatatgaagaaaaaagttaaGGTATCCAAGGAACACCAGTCATTTGAAGAGAACCAGAGACAAACCAGATCAAAAAGAAAAGCTACAGGTGACACATTAGAGATGCCTCCTAAAATAATCCCCAAGTACATTTCTGAAAACGAGAGTGCAAGACCCTCACTAAAGAAATCAAGAGTTAAAATAAATTGGTTCAAGTCTGCAACTAAGCAACCCGGCATTCTTTCTAAATTCTGTAGTTTGGGGAAAATAACAAACCAAGGACCCAAAGGACaatctaaagaaaatgaatatgatCTTGAAGAGGACTCCGGGAAGTGTGAAAATGATAGCACAACTAATGGTTGTGGACTTGAACCTCCAGGGGATAATGTTAAGCCCGTTAATGGTAATGAAGTTAAGCCCATAAACAAAGGTCAGTATAACTTATTCTTAGACATTGATAGGGAAGCGGATTAGCAGTTACAGAAGTGGAATTTTAGGTACATGTACAATATAAATCCGGCTCGTTTtgtttaaatagaaagaaatacaacACTAACTGTGAACTGGTGTTTTAAGCACTGTGCCTAggtatatttgtatgtgtgtctAAATCTAAGGTAATGTTAATTTATGGTTTATAAACTAGGGGAGTTcgatacattttaatgaaaagagaatattattttacCCTTTTATATAAGCAGCATTTGATGTAAACTCATGAAAGGTATTGCATTTagtgaaatgaaatttttaagcAGAACTTAGTAGTTACACTACTTGTGCTGATGTCTATCTAGTTTCTTCCAGATCTACAAATCTCAAGCAAAATACGTAGTATTGATATATTTTTACCAAAAGTGTCATCCTTATTTTGGGGTTATTCTATAAGGGGGTATGTCTTTGGGAATGGAGTTATAAAGACAGTTGTGACTCCTCTTTTTTAGAGACAATAATTCATATTAAAAACTATCTTTACAGAGAATTTGTTTCATGTATAAGGCACCTCTGAATGCTCATAAGCAAGATACAATGAAAATCAGCCTTTTATTCATGATATGCTTTAAATGGAATGTGGTTATTTAGGCTATGCTGAAAAACTTATCTGTACAGACttaaattttcctgtttttgttttaggCACAGAACAAATTGGTTTTGAGCTAGTAGAGAAATTATTTCAAGGTCAGCTGGTATTAAGGACTCGTTGCTTAGAATGTGAAAGTttaacagaaagaagagaagattTTCAAGACATCAGTGTGCCAGTACAAGAAGATGAGCTTTCCAAAGTAGATGAGAGTTCTGAAAGTAAGCAAAATTGGAGTCTTGTAAGAACGATGGAATAGATTTCTTCAACAAACAATAATAGCTTGTATAATTATTGAGAAAAAGCTGGCTTTTAGTGTCTTTGGTACAATAAAATCTGTTTATATAGTTTCACTTGTTAATAGTTAGCATTTGGGAAATTGTGGTATCTATTTTTATGGGTAGAGTgtaatgagaaaatgaaatgctttgaTAACTTTGGAGTACCAGAATTTCTCAGAGCTAATGAGGATATTTTTTTAACACAATATTTGAGCcactattttgtctggtataaaccACAAAAAGTATGGAAATGTTATGGTAAGTAATCATGAGACTGGTTTACCTGTTCGGAATTGGAAAGTGGCTATTAAATAGAAACTAAAGTCTGTCTCAGAACAAGTCAGAGACTAGGTTTGTTTTTCCTGTCCCTATCACCTACTTTTTGGCTGaccaaatataaatatttgaaaactatgtaCACTGTTGAGGATGAACTTAGAGTTTCTGAAACAAAAAACTGTCTTTATTGGAAGTCAGTTGAAATTGCATGTTAATTTTGAACAAGGAACTTTGTGGAAATTAATATCTgagacatttttcatttgtgaGTGAAAGGATTCTCTTATATAGTTTCTCCAGAgccaaaaacagaaatgaagacccTGCGATGGGCAATTTCACAATTTGCTTCAGTGGAGAGAATTGTAGGAGAAGataaatatttctgtgaaaattgcCATCATTATACTGAAGCTGAACGAAGCCTTTTGTTTGACAAAATGCCTGAAGTTATAACCATTCATTTGAAGTGCTTTGCTGCTAGTGGCTTGGAGtgagtattataaataaattctatatgaagaaaatgagtaGCTATATAAGGGAAGTTGTGTTCAAAATAGTATATAAACTACTGAAATGAAGTAATTTATAAAGATTGCATTCGATTTATAAAGATTGCCTTGTTATTAAAAGTTCCCCTgtaaaaatacaagtttaaatTCTTTTGATATGAATacatattctgtgatttttttcacacATCTCATTCCTTATTAGATACAGCTGAATTGATTAAAACAGGGAACAAATGTTGTACacatcaagattttttttaaggggagaaaaaggcaaaattatttttgttttaaggtaAGCCAGGAAATCAAACTAATCTGAGTAATTTGAGAGATTCTTCTATAGTCGAAAAGTTAAATATCTAAAACCTATTAAAAGATAAGTGTAAAAATACCCGTTACATTTTGGATAGTCTTGACTTTTTCTTACACGTATATATGTCATTGTAATTTTAGTCCTTTCTATATTAATAAATTGTGTGAAATTACCATGAGGGCTTCTCAGTAGCTCTCCGCACACTTTATTGTGCCAGAAGAATGACATATAGTCCTTTCTTTCAGGGGACTTCTTGGTtacaatactattttatttatttttgttcctaaaTCTTGGTAGAGATAGACTACACCTTAAAATgacttattaaaatgtaaaggatTTTGGTTTGAagttcagtgtttttttaaatcccGTTTATTTTCTTAACTGCACAAAAttaggataaagaaaatgggggAGAGAATGCCATATAGCCTTCAAAAAACACTTGTATATTAGCACTTACTGCAGtactttttctttgtgtaaaCATAAGTATACAAAATATTGgtcttgcttttattttgtgtttattcataTGAGCACTAAATATTAAAGATTCATTCAAACTTTTACTTGGTTTCACATTGGGtataaaactgaatatattacacacacacacacacacatatatatgtgtatgtatattcacacacacacatatatatataaataaagtgGAATtgaagaaaacctttttttttttccttccaaaggtTTGATTGTTATGGTGGTGGACTTTCCAAGATCAACACTCCTTTACTGACACCTCTTAAATTGTCACTAGAAGAATGGAGTACAAAGCCAACCAACGACAGCTATGGATTATTTGCAGTTGTGATGCATAGTGGCATTACAATTAGTAGTGGGCACTACACTGCCTCTGTTAAAGTCACCGACCTCAACAGTTTAGAACTAGATAAGGAAAATTTTGTGGTCGACCAAATGTGTGACATGGGTAAGCCAGAACCATTGAATGAGGAGGAAGCAAGGGGTGTGGTCGAAAATTATGATGATGAAGAAATGTCAATTAGAGTCAGTGGAAACACACAGCCAAGTAAAGTTTTGAACAAAAAAACTGTAGAAGCTATTGGACTTCTTGGAGGACAAAAGAGCAAAGCAGATTATGAGCTATACAACAAAGCGTCTAACCCTGATAAAGTTGCCAGTACAGCATTTGCTGAAAATAGAAATTCGGAGGCTAACAATACTAATGGGACCCATGAATTTGATAGAAACAAGGAATCCAGTGAGCAGACAGGCATTAACATTAGTGGATTTGAGAACAAAATTTCATATGTAGTGCAAAGCTTAAAGGAGTATGAGGGGAAGTGGTTGCTTTTTGATGATTCTGAAGTAAAAGTTACTGAAGAGAAAGACTTTTTGAATTCTCTTTCCCCGTCTACATCTCCTACATCTACTCcttatttgctattttataagaaactgtaaAGTGAGTGTATTTTCCTTGTGTATATAGTAAACAGACCCAGGCAAACATTGGTAAAGTTGATTACATCAGAGATTCTTTAGCTTAGCTTTTGAAGCTATTGGATATTATTGGTCTCTCTAGGTTTTTATATAGTGAAATTTGAATGATTGAAAACCATGTTaatttttagaattcattttcctTAGTAGAGACTAGTTATGCATTAACTTCTGGAAACAAACTTGTATAGGTTCTTAATTGAATTATTCAAAATGGAAGCATTTAAACACTTTTGAATTTACACCTAtcttttgtgtttgctttttaaaataaagtgattgTATTTGTATCTCCATATTTTGGAGTAATTATCTACATGATGTTTATATATAGGTCCTGTGGTTTTTCAGCTAAGAAGCAGAATCTCATTTcagtacatttaattttataagtcaTGACGCCAAATTTTTGATGGGCTGTATTAGAGGCACAAAGTCTGGACTTTGTATGTATTCACAGTGGTGTACATTTT
The Rhinolophus ferrumequinum isolate MPI-CBG mRhiFer1 chromosome 9, mRhiFer1_v1.p, whole genome shotgun sequence genome window above contains:
- the USP1 gene encoding ubiquitin carboxyl-terminal hydrolase 1, giving the protein MPGVIPSESNGLSKGSPSKKNRLSLKFFQKKETKRALDFTDSQENEEKASEYRGSEIDQVVPAAQSSPMNCEKRENLLPFVGLNNLGNTCYLNSILQVLYFCPGFKSGVKHLFNIISRKKEALKDEANQKDKGNCKEDSLASYELICSLQSLIISVEQLQASFLLNPEKYTDELATQPRRLLNTLRELNPMYEGYLQHDAQEVLQCILGNIQETCQLLKKEEVKNVAELSNKVEEKPHQKEEISGINSMEMDNMRHSEDYKEKLPKGNGKRKSDTEFGNMKKKVKVSKEHQSFEENQRQTRSKRKATGDTLEMPPKIIPKYISENESARPSLKKSRVKINWFKSATKQPGILSKFCSLGKITNQGPKGQSKENEYDLEEDSGKCENDSTTNGCGLEPPGDNVKPVNGNEVKPINKGTEQIGFELVEKLFQGQLVLRTRCLECESLTERREDFQDISVPVQEDELSKVDESSEISPEPKTEMKTLRWAISQFASVERIVGEDKYFCENCHHYTEAERSLLFDKMPEVITIHLKCFAASGLEFDCYGGGLSKINTPLLTPLKLSLEEWSTKPTNDSYGLFAVVMHSGITISSGHYTASVKVTDLNSLELDKENFVVDQMCDMGKPEPLNEEEARGVVENYDDEEMSIRVSGNTQPSKVLNKKTVEAIGLLGGQKSKADYELYNKASNPDKVASTAFAENRNSEANNTNGTHEFDRNKESSEQTGINISGFENKISYVVQSLKEYEGKWLLFDDSEVKVTEEKDFLNSLSPSTSPTSTPYLLFYKKL